Proteins found in one Pieris napi chromosome 6, ilPieNapi1.2, whole genome shotgun sequence genomic segment:
- the LOC125050265 gene encoding alpha-(1,3)-fucosyltransferase C-like → FDRIMNLIRASRKNITHLNHKNMKYVLQWTRRFRAPFDWMGEGNSAFVKYKYTNCYVTDDKSYFLDQRDFDAIAINGRDVIHLWPFQMPSQRSPRQKFIFGAMESPDNFPACHENLDGFFNWTWTYKLDSDIRWGYLAIYDKNGQLVGPKVDMVWPNMTPVSEGLKAKLKKKTKAVAWFVSHCSTKSGREHYFSRLNNELKAFGLSVDIYGSCGSLICPEGMLTHPCKHRARPPPAL, encoded by the coding sequence tttGACCGGATTATGAACCTTATAAGAGCAAGCCGGAAGAATATAACCCATTTGAATCACAAAAACATGAAATATGTACTTCAATGGACTCGCAGGTTCAGAGCACCGTTTGATTGGATGGGAGAAGGTAACTCAGCCTTcgttaaatacaaatacacaaaTTGTTACGTGACAGAcgataaaagttattttcttGATCAAAGGGACTTCGACGCAATTGCCATTAACGGAAGGGATGTCATACACCTTTGGCCTTTCCAAATGCCATCTCAGAGATCACCGAGacaaaaattcatattcgGTGCAATGGAATCCCCGGACAATTTTCCGGCGTGTCATGAAAATTTAGACGGATTCTTTAATTGGACGTGGACCTATAAATTGGATTCAGATATACGATGGGGTTACCTAGCTATCTATGATAAAAATGGCCAGCTCGTTGGTCCTAAAGTAGATATGGTATGGCCGAATATGACACCAGTCAGCGAGGGCTTAAAGGCAAAATTGAAAAAGAAGACCAAAGCGGTTGCGTGGTTTGTGTCTCACTGTTCAACGAAAAGTGGTAGAGAACATTATTTTTCGAGGCTGAATAATGAGCTAAAAGCATTTGGCTTATCTGTGGATATTTATGGGAGCTGTGGTAGCTTAATATGCCCAGAAGGGATGCTGACGCATCCCTGCAAGCATCGTGCCCGACCTCCCCCAGCTTTATAA